The Gymnodinialimonas sp. 57CJ19 genome includes a window with the following:
- a CDS encoding AAA family ATPase — protein sequence MRLRSLTLSNVRKFAGKRAEITGIGDGITVVSEANEFGKSTFFDALHALFFEKYSSAAKPVKSLQPYAKGAVEIAAEIETDEGIFRVEKSFLQRKSARILRLPSGALIAQDDEAERWIATALGSDKNGPAGLLWVRQGAIGLDADTKDETAKQLETRRDLLSSVSGEIDAMTGGRRMDRVMKRVAEELKPLVTGTGRPTGPWRALQSEITEMEGELTTLDAQIDKLSQALSDRKQAEETLAQLDRPEARAHRVASLAKAETALAKAKAHAGQVERAAQDHRLAQIEADAARKALDDFLGAIDRVARAEKTAADAADARANAQENAQRQEAAVRAAQEAKTTTATAVTHARAMQEAARKQVQARAAKIRAKALSEQMQQIEKAQKSRDAARAKVAASMATENWLTQLEAAHAAAATQAAAVSAQAVTVHFDYSSDARASRDGAPLPGDERVALTRSTQIDLPGIGAMHVQVPESGQEAVLTLKHLQARLDQMLADAAVSSIRQARERAAEHAKWVQEAATADTILRTLAPNGTDPLRAEISAAELAAKDADDAPLTDQDTLDQALAQAQTDDDAAQVAMTRAEANFATAREGAIRAQADHQNAQTALEAALAAAGDGEARDLQRAELIRVDAQRVQALESKAEALKTLRAGAPDLATAQAEFTRAQNAVQAARDQVQKLQVRVASLSAEIHALSESGIEETRDTLAGQLEAARDQEARIAGKVAALTRLKEALEAERTAARDTYFGPVQAELAPLLSIVYDEAGLQFDTDNLLPAGLTRAETEERLDNLSGGTQEQIAILTRLAFARLFQGQGRHMPIVLDDALVYSDDARIVKMFTALTRVAQDQQILVFTCRTMAFMELGGTRPEVAISAV from the coding sequence ATGCGCCTGCGTTCTCTCACCCTCAGCAACGTACGTAAATTTGCCGGTAAACGCGCCGAAATCACCGGGATCGGCGACGGGATCACCGTGGTGTCCGAGGCCAATGAATTCGGCAAATCGACCTTCTTCGACGCCCTTCACGCCCTGTTTTTCGAGAAGTACAGCTCTGCCGCGAAGCCGGTCAAAAGCCTGCAACCCTACGCCAAAGGGGCGGTAGAAATCGCCGCCGAGATCGAAACAGATGAAGGCATTTTCCGGGTCGAGAAGTCGTTCCTGCAACGCAAATCCGCCCGCATTCTGCGCCTGCCAAGCGGCGCCCTGATCGCCCAGGATGATGAGGCCGAACGCTGGATCGCGACAGCATTGGGATCAGACAAGAACGGCCCGGCGGGGTTGCTGTGGGTGCGCCAAGGGGCCATTGGATTGGACGCGGACACCAAGGACGAAACCGCTAAGCAGTTGGAAACGCGCCGCGATTTGCTGTCTTCTGTGAGTGGAGAGATCGACGCCATGACCGGTGGTCGCCGCATGGACCGGGTGATGAAGCGCGTAGCGGAGGAGTTGAAACCTTTGGTAACCGGCACAGGCCGGCCCACGGGTCCCTGGCGGGCGCTGCAATCGGAAATCACCGAGATGGAAGGCGAGTTAACCACGCTCGACGCGCAGATCGACAAGCTGTCCCAGGCGCTGAGCGACCGCAAACAGGCGGAAGAGACGTTGGCGCAATTGGATCGGCCCGAAGCCCGCGCTCACCGGGTAGCAAGTTTGGCCAAGGCGGAAACTGCTCTGGCCAAGGCAAAGGCGCACGCGGGGCAAGTGGAACGCGCCGCGCAAGATCACCGACTGGCCCAGATCGAAGCGGACGCCGCGCGCAAGGCTCTGGATGATTTCCTCGGCGCGATTGACCGCGTGGCCCGAGCGGAAAAAACCGCGGCAGACGCGGCCGACGCCCGCGCCAACGCACAAGAAAACGCCCAACGGCAGGAGGCCGCGGTTCGGGCGGCGCAAGAAGCCAAGACGACGACCGCCACCGCCGTCACCCATGCCCGCGCCATGCAGGAAGCCGCCCGCAAACAGGTCCAAGCCCGGGCCGCCAAGATCCGCGCCAAAGCCCTGTCGGAGCAGATGCAACAGATTGAAAAGGCGCAAAAATCCCGTGACGCAGCGCGGGCGAAAGTGGCCGCCTCAATGGCCACGGAAAACTGGTTAACGCAGCTGGAAGCCGCCCACGCCGCCGCCGCCACGCAAGCGGCCGCCGTGTCGGCGCAGGCCGTGACGGTGCATTTTGACTACTCCAGTGACGCGCGGGCGTCCCGCGACGGGGCCCCCTTGCCGGGCGATGAGAGGGTCGCGCTGACCCGCTCCACGCAGATCGACCTTCCGGGGATTGGGGCGATGCATGTGCAGGTGCCCGAAAGCGGACAGGAAGCGGTGTTAACCTTAAAACACTTGCAAGCGCGGCTTGATCAGATGCTCGCGGACGCGGCGGTTTCATCCATTCGCCAAGCCCGCGAACGCGCGGCGGAACATGCGAAATGGGTGCAGGAAGCAGCAACAGCGGACACGATTCTGCGCACCCTGGCCCCCAACGGGACAGACCCCCTTCGGGCCGAGATTTCCGCCGCAGAACTCGCCGCGAAAGACGCCGATGATGCGCCGTTAACCGATCAGGACACCTTGGATCAGGCCTTGGCACAGGCCCAAACCGACGACGACGCCGCGCAGGTTGCCATGACGCGGGCCGAGGCGAATTTTGCCACCGCGAGAGAGGGCGCCATTCGCGCTCAGGCCGATCACCAGAACGCGCAAACCGCCCTGGAGGCGGCCCTTGCGGCGGCCGGTGACGGCGAGGCGCGCGACCTCCAGCGGGCCGAATTGATCCGGGTGGACGCGCAAAGGGTTCAAGCCCTTGAAAGTAAAGCCGAAGCCCTGAAGACGCTGCGGGCCGGGGCACCGGATTTAGCCACCGCGCAGGCGGAATTCACCCGGGCGCAGAACGCGGTTCAGGCGGCCCGCGATCAGGTGCAGAAATTGCAGGTGCGCGTGGCCTCGCTATCGGCAGAAATTCACGCCCTGTCGGAATCCGGGATTGAGGAAACCCGCGATACCCTGGCAGGACAGCTAGAAGCCGCGCGGGACCAAGAGGCGCGTATTGCCGGTAAGGTGGCCGCATTGACCCGCCTGAAAGAGGCGCTGGAAGCGGAAAGAACCGCCGCGCGAGATACCTACTTCGGCCCGGTCCAGGCAGAATTGGCGCCGCTTCTGTCGATCGTCTATGACGAGGCGGGCTTGCAGTTTGACACCGACAACTTGTTGCCTGCCGGACTGACCCGTGCCGAAACCGAGGAACGCCTGGACAATCTTTCCGGCGGCACGCAGGAGCAGATCGCGATCCTGACGCGGCTGGCCTTCGCGCGGCTGTTCCAAGGGCAGGGGCGGCACATGCCGATCGTGCTGGATGACGCGTTGGTCTACTCGGACGACGCACGGATCGTGAAGATGTTTACGGCGTTAACCCGTGTGGCGCAGGATCAGCAAATCCTTGTTTTCACGTGCAGAACCATGGCTTTCATGGAGTTGGGCGGCACCCGCCCCGAGGTGGCAATCAGCGCGGTCTAG
- a CDS encoding chemotaxis protein CheB: protein MTDKNEPKSAPETSLEEPPFFVGIGSSAGGLEAVSTLAQNLSPDVNAVYILAQHMSPTHKSLLTTLISRETPLPVVELTDGATPTARTIFITPPNTDVILEDGKLRLVDPAGHPASPKPSADRLFKSLAKDAGEHCVGVVLSGTGSDGSYGVQAIREAGGITIAQDLATAKYDGMPQAATETGCIDLTLSPQQIGVHLSKILASPRDFDQLRRLNDRPSKMSDLFHILLARTNVDFRDYKENTVARRINRRMAALDIDDYDNYVAYCRTSGEEVEALYRDLLISVTRFFRDSCQFDQLREQFERMVKNKDLGQIRLWVAGCATGEEAYSIAIILAEALGGLKHLKRSRVQIFATDIDDRAIEVARSGSYPITAAADIPRDLLDKYFTVSDGRIEVVPELRTVTLFSMHNIFHDPPFLNVDLVSIRNVMIYFNAALQSRVLHRIHYALNSAGMLFLGTSETVGNMETLFETKSGADKVFAKRRITSANPPRFETGTSTYGRKAPPQIANRADRSLHRAPLETGMFNTLARAVAPNGFVITQNGEMVRVFGDISHLTRLSENAPLWIGIRNLRKPLADEIQGLIATASKTQTRRDGRWHDIEGPGFNQARSVCYPLPANSDSESGEDHLLVALETRLKDQIPQPTEEFGENDQQAYIHQMEVEVAQTREALQQTVEQLQTTNEELQSINEEMQSTNEELQATNEELETSNEELQSTNEELITVNEELQVNSSELQRVSTELAATLEVVPFPVLVIDQALIVRRASHDALVHFNIGELPATGVHLSQCSLPVEMTSLASICNDVFKFREERHVVFYDGSTARQLHVAPFRNQAGDVTGVVASVVEDMSTGTAVDLIQRLGNIGHWQVDLKTKRLFWSEEVRKIHGIGADDPLPLLENGIDFYHPDDRATVAKAVNNCIETGAPFHFTLRLINVQGKTVIVDAVGQRIEDEDGTPSRLIGIFRDVSEETRKTALIQQMERMHDSQDLSFYSFDVADEKSHWSPNIYALLGYTNPADAPVFHSLSDLVHHGDRAKVQALWDAAHVTGEDFRCPARIVCRDGRLLTCTAQGATVTDANGHVTHIFGHIHPEDP from the coding sequence GTGACCGACAAAAACGAGCCAAAAAGTGCGCCTGAGACATCGCTGGAGGAGCCGCCGTTTTTCGTCGGTATCGGATCATCGGCGGGCGGGCTTGAGGCTGTCTCGACCCTAGCGCAGAACCTGTCGCCGGACGTGAACGCCGTCTACATTCTGGCGCAGCATATGTCGCCGACCCACAAGAGCTTGCTGACGACGCTGATCTCTCGGGAGACGCCCCTGCCCGTGGTAGAGCTGACCGACGGCGCCACCCCCACGGCACGCACGATCTTTATCACGCCCCCCAACACCGATGTGATCCTTGAAGACGGCAAGTTGCGCCTTGTGGACCCGGCGGGGCATCCGGCCTCTCCGAAACCGTCGGCGGATCGGTTGTTCAAGTCTTTGGCCAAGGATGCAGGCGAGCATTGCGTTGGTGTGGTGCTTTCTGGCACCGGCAGCGATGGCAGCTACGGCGTGCAAGCCATCCGCGAGGCCGGCGGCATAACAATCGCCCAGGACCTGGCCACCGCCAAATACGACGGCATGCCCCAAGCCGCGACGGAGACCGGCTGCATCGACCTGACCCTGTCACCGCAACAGATTGGCGTTCACCTATCCAAGATCCTCGCCAGTCCCCGCGACTTTGACCAACTGCGCCGTCTGAACGACCGCCCCAGCAAGATGTCGGACCTGTTCCACATCCTTCTGGCCCGCACCAACGTCGATTTCCGCGACTACAAGGAGAATACCGTCGCGCGCCGCATCAACCGCCGCATGGCCGCGCTGGATATCGACGATTACGACAACTATGTCGCCTATTGCCGAACCTCCGGCGAAGAGGTGGAGGCGCTCTACCGCGACCTGCTGATTTCCGTGACGCGCTTCTTCCGCGATAGCTGCCAGTTCGACCAGCTGCGCGAGCAATTCGAACGGATGGTGAAGAACAAGGACCTGGGCCAAATCAGGCTTTGGGTGGCGGGCTGTGCCACCGGCGAAGAAGCCTATTCGATCGCCATTATTCTGGCTGAAGCCTTGGGCGGCTTGAAGCACCTCAAACGGTCGCGCGTGCAGATATTTGCCACCGATATCGACGACCGCGCGATCGAAGTGGCGCGCAGCGGCAGCTACCCGATCACCGCCGCCGCCGACATCCCCCGAGACCTGCTGGACAAGTACTTTACGGTGTCCGATGGGCGGATCGAGGTGGTGCCGGAACTTCGCACGGTCACGTTGTTTTCGATGCACAACATCTTCCACGATCCCCCTTTTCTGAACGTGGATTTGGTCTCGATCCGCAATGTGATGATCTACTTCAATGCCGCCCTGCAAAGCCGCGTCTTGCACCGTATCCACTATGCTTTGAACTCGGCGGGCATGTTGTTTCTGGGCACGTCGGAAACCGTTGGCAACATGGAAACCCTGTTCGAGACCAAATCCGGAGCCGACAAGGTTTTTGCGAAGCGTCGCATCACGTCGGCTAACCCGCCGCGGTTTGAAACCGGCACAAGCACCTATGGCCGCAAAGCGCCGCCGCAGATCGCCAATCGTGCCGACCGCAGCCTGCACCGCGCCCCTTTGGAAACGGGCATGTTCAACACGCTGGCCCGTGCCGTGGCCCCCAATGGTTTCGTCATAACCCAAAACGGCGAGATGGTCCGGGTTTTCGGGGATATCTCGCATCTGACACGACTGTCCGAAAACGCCCCCCTTTGGATCGGCATTCGTAACCTGCGCAAACCCTTGGCCGATGAAATTCAGGGACTGATCGCCACGGCGTCCAAAACCCAGACACGGCGCGACGGGCGTTGGCACGATATCGAGGGGCCCGGTTTCAATCAGGCGCGCTCTGTCTGCTACCCACTGCCCGCCAACTCCGACAGTGAGTCGGGAGAGGATCACTTGCTGGTGGCCCTGGAAACCCGCTTGAAAGATCAAATTCCACAACCTACTGAGGAATTTGGCGAAAACGACCAACAAGCGTACATCCACCAGATGGAAGTGGAGGTCGCGCAGACCCGCGAAGCGTTGCAGCAAACCGTGGAGCAGCTGCAGACCACCAACGAGGAACTGCAATCCATCAACGAGGAAATGCAATCCACGAATGAGGAACTCCAAGCCACCAATGAGGAGCTTGAAACCTCGAACGAGGAACTGCAATCGACCAACGAAGAACTCATCACCGTCAACGAGGAGCTTCAGGTAAACTCATCGGAGTTGCAGCGCGTCTCCACAGAACTGGCCGCCACCCTGGAGGTCGTCCCCTTCCCCGTTCTGGTGATCGACCAAGCCCTGATCGTGCGCCGGGCCTCCCATGACGCGTTGGTACATTTCAACATCGGCGAATTGCCCGCCACCGGCGTTCACCTGTCCCAATGCTCCCTCCCCGTTGAGATGACGTCGTTGGCGTCCATCTGCAATGACGTCTTCAAATTCCGCGAAGAACGCCATGTGGTGTTTTACGACGGCAGCACCGCCAGACAACTCCACGTCGCCCCATTTCGCAACCAAGCTGGCGATGTGACGGGGGTGGTGGCGTCCGTGGTGGAAGATATGTCGACCGGGACGGCGGTGGATCTGATTCAGCGCCTTGGCAACATCGGACATTGGCAGGTGGACCTGAAAACCAAACGCCTGTTCTGGTCCGAGGAGGTGCGCAAGATCCACGGCATAGGCGCTGACGACCCGTTGCCACTGCTGGAAAACGGCATCGACTTCTATCACCCCGACGATCGGGCAACCGTGGCCAAAGCCGTTAACAATTGCATCGAAACCGGTGCGCCATTCCACTTCACCCTCCGCCTGATCAACGTGCAGGGCAAGACTGTCATCGTCGACGCCGTAGGCCAACGGATCGAGGACGAAGACGGCACCCCGTCGCGCCTTATCGGGATCTTCCGAGACGTAAGCGAGGAGACCCGGAAAACAGCCCTGATCCAGCAAATGGAACGCATGCACGACAGCCAGGACCTGTCCTTCTACTCCTTTGATGTTGCTGACGAAAAATCCCACTGGAGTCCAAATATCTATGCGCTGTTAGGCTATACCAACCCCGCCGATGCGCCGGTGTTTCACAGCCTCTCGGACTTGGTGCACCACGGGGACCGCGCCAAGGTTCAAGCGCTCTGGGATGCAGCCCATGTGACGGGGGAAGACTTCCGCTGCCCGGCCCGTATTGTTTGCCGGGATGGGCGGTTGCTGACCTGCACCGCGCAGGGCGCGACGGTTACCGACGCCAACGGCCACGTGACCCATATCTTCGGCCACATCCACCCCGAAGATCCGTAG
- a CDS encoding YadA C-terminal domain-containing protein, which translates to MNTIKTKVAAHAIAVIATVCSAGSAAADTVIADDLIVIGGACIGLDCNDGQVFGPHELILAENNLRIAFGAAGQFRLAANESRNNGAQEFRIDAFRPLTSVADAPARVAGGISLEAPASAEQPDGSIHVSLDTAPGSFSLISSPATDGTLTYTPGQTAVLPAGSWTRIGSSDFISVAASSPVTSTAPSGGFSAQITDGFVSLVSFNDAGNMVTLGIDSEQVAGAVSVGNATSLRRVTGVADAVAADDAINMGQLNSYVLNPVPDLTGRIQSETERLNGVSATTAAMSALQPNPRAEAPLSLSLGLGTYEGETAAAMGVLWQMSNTSHFQFSVAGSDASAPQTAFSIRIVW; encoded by the coding sequence ATGAACACCATAAAAACAAAGGTCGCGGCGCATGCAATTGCTGTTATTGCGACTGTCTGCTCCGCCGGATCAGCTGCGGCTGATACCGTTATCGCCGATGATCTGATCGTTATTGGCGGCGCGTGCATCGGTCTTGATTGCAATGATGGGCAGGTATTTGGCCCTCACGAACTCATTCTGGCAGAAAACAACCTACGGATCGCCTTTGGCGCGGCGGGGCAGTTTCGATTGGCCGCCAATGAATCCCGCAATAATGGCGCACAGGAGTTTCGCATTGATGCGTTCCGACCTTTGACATCGGTGGCGGACGCGCCAGCGCGAGTTGCTGGTGGTATCTCTCTCGAAGCGCCAGCCAGTGCAGAGCAGCCAGACGGCTCTATCCATGTTTCTTTGGACACCGCGCCCGGCTCCTTTTCACTCATCTCGTCTCCGGCAACGGACGGCACGTTGACGTATACGCCCGGACAAACTGCGGTTCTGCCGGCCGGCTCGTGGACAAGAATTGGCAGCTCAGACTTTATTAGTGTCGCCGCAAGTTCCCCGGTAACATCGACGGCCCCTTCTGGTGGTTTTAGTGCTCAGATTACCGATGGTTTCGTCAGCCTGGTTTCGTTTAATGACGCGGGCAATATGGTGACTCTTGGGATTGACTCGGAACAAGTCGCAGGGGCCGTTTCAGTTGGCAACGCCACCTCGCTGCGACGGGTAACAGGTGTCGCCGACGCGGTTGCGGCGGACGATGCGATCAACATGGGCCAGCTAAACAGTTACGTGCTAAACCCGGTGCCCGACCTGACCGGCCGCATCCAATCAGAGACCGAGCGTCTTAATGGCGTTTCCGCCACTACAGCCGCGATGAGTGCCCTGCAGCCTAACCCACGGGCAGAAGCGCCCCTTTCGCTGTCTTTGGGCCTTGGCACCTATGAGGGCGAAACTGCCGCCGCCATGGGGGTTCTTTGGCAGATGTCCAACACCTCGCATTTCCAGTTTTCCGTTGCAGGCTCTGATGCCTCTGCGCCGCAAACTGCCTTTTCAATCAGAATAGTTTGGTAA
- a CDS encoding metallophosphoesterase: MFRFIHSSDLHLDKSFGTFPEDVRVRLRQARLEALTTLAESARASGATHVLLAGDTFDKMTPTPKAIRDALNAMGAARDISWMVLPGNHDHANATELWRTFTADAPPNVTALLRPEPVALSETVTLLPAPPSERHPGRDLTEWFDSAETGDALRIGLAHGSIRGFSSEDGGASVLSADRARDAGLAYLGLGDWHGQLQVSEKTWYSGAPEADSFKHDTTPSALLVEVDGQSTRVTPQPTARLHWHKTEVELTGEETALTLPEEGRAHTLMSLTLTGRARPALRQRMEADIAHATPDFLWMEAHLDALGMIHDTSDLDQIDRQGALRAAADTLVAEAEDDALSPQDRATARAALSYLFSYALEA, from the coding sequence ATGTTTCGGTTCATCCACTCCTCTGACCTGCACCTCGATAAATCCTTCGGAACCTTCCCCGAAGACGTGCGCGTGCGCCTGCGCCAGGCGCGGCTAGAGGCGCTGACAACCTTGGCCGAAAGCGCCCGTGCGTCCGGCGCGACACACGTGCTTCTGGCCGGTGACACCTTCGACAAGATGACCCCGACGCCCAAAGCCATCCGCGATGCGTTGAACGCCATGGGGGCGGCCCGCGATATCTCGTGGATGGTTTTACCCGGCAACCACGACCACGCCAACGCGACCGAGCTTTGGCGCACCTTCACCGCCGATGCGCCGCCAAATGTCACAGCGTTGCTGCGCCCCGAACCTGTCGCCCTGTCGGAAACCGTGACCCTGCTTCCCGCCCCCCCGTCCGAGCGGCACCCGGGCCGCGATCTGACCGAATGGTTCGATAGCGCCGAAACCGGTGACGCCCTGCGCATCGGGCTGGCCCATGGCTCCATCCGGGGTTTTTCGTCCGAGGACGGCGGCGCTTCTGTCTTGTCGGCGGACCGTGCGCGGGATGCGGGGCTGGCCTATCTGGGGCTTGGGGATTGGCATGGTCAGTTGCAAGTGTCTGAGAAGACATGGTATTCCGGTGCGCCCGAGGCCGATAGCTTCAAGCACGACACCACGCCTTCCGCGCTATTGGTAGAGGTGGACGGGCAAAGCACTCGGGTCACGCCGCAACCAACAGCGCGGCTGCATTGGCACAAGACCGAGGTTGAACTGACCGGAGAGGAAACGGCCCTGACCTTGCCGGAAGAGGGACGCGCCCATACGTTAATGTCGTTAACCCTTACCGGGCGGGCTCGGCCGGCCCTGCGCCAGCGGATGGAAGCGGACATCGCCCATGCCACGCCGGACTTCCTGTGGATGGAAGCGCACCTCGATGCCTTGGGGATGATCCACGACACTTCGGATTTGGATCAGATCGACCGTCAAGGGGCGTTGCGGGCTGCCGCCGATACTTTGGTGGCAGAGGCGGAAGACGACGCCCTGTCCCCGCAAGACCGCGCCACCGCGCGTGCCGCCCTGTCGTATCTGTTTTCCTACGCGCTGGAGGCCTGA
- a CDS encoding putative hydro-lyase, giving the protein MSVKDYSDATQIRAAIRDGSFGGHTSGMAPGKLQCNLAILPAAHALDFLRFCQRNPKPCPVVGVSETGDPMLPTLGHDIDIRTDVPRYRVFRDGALSEEVNDIKTLWRDDLVTVALGCSFTFENAFLRAGIPVRHIEDGVNVPMFRTNIPLVPAGPFRGNMVVTMRPIPENLVEKAFEISAGFPQAHGAPIGRGDPAALGIRDLSAPDYGDAVQVRPGEVPVYWACGVTPQNVLLTAKLPLCITHAPGHMLIADVAEDAETPIFRA; this is encoded by the coding sequence ATGTCGGTAAAGGATTACAGCGACGCGACGCAGATCAGGGCGGCAATCCGGGACGGATCGTTTGGCGGCCATACCTCGGGCATGGCGCCGGGGAAATTGCAGTGCAATCTGGCGATTTTACCGGCGGCGCACGCGCTCGACTTTCTGCGGTTTTGCCAGCGCAACCCAAAGCCTTGCCCCGTGGTCGGGGTAAGCGAGACAGGCGATCCGATGTTGCCAACCCTCGGCCATGATATCGACATTCGCACCGACGTGCCCCGCTACCGGGTGTTCCGCGACGGGGCGCTGAGCGAGGAGGTTAACGACATTAAGACCCTGTGGCGCGATGATTTGGTGACCGTCGCGCTCGGATGTTCCTTCACCTTCGAGAACGCGTTTTTGCGGGCCGGTATCCCCGTGCGCCATATCGAGGACGGGGTGAATGTGCCGATGTTTCGCACCAACATACCGCTGGTTCCGGCGGGGCCGTTCCGGGGCAATATGGTTGTGACGATGCGCCCGATCCCGGAAAATCTGGTGGAAAAAGCCTTTGAAATCAGTGCAGGTTTTCCCCAAGCCCACGGCGCACCGATTGGCAGGGGCGATCCGGCGGCACTTGGCATTCGCGACCTTTCGGCCCCCGACTACGGCGATGCGGTTCAGGTCAGGCCCGGTGAAGTGCCTGTCTATTGGGCCTGCGGGGTCACGCCGCAAAATGTGCTGCTGACGGCGAAATTGCCCCTGTGCATCACCCATGCGCCCGGTCACATGCTGATTGCCGATGTGGCCGAGGATGCGGAAACGCCGATATTCAGAGCTTAG
- a CDS encoding sugar kinase — protein sequence MTRVVSIGECMVEMAPGEVDATFERSFAGDTFNTAWYLAQLAPGWQVDFLTSVGSDSISDEFVDFAAKAGVGTQHIARHPKLGMGLYQIELTDGERSFHYWRDTSAARTLAQDEAVLIKALQGADIVFFSGITLAILTEEEREVLFDAISEAQADGALVVFDPNIRPHLWDDPEDMRAAIMEAALSSEIILPSFDEEAAQFGDADPKATVARYLSAGATSVVVKNGGGAVQYSCGGEVGAHSPDPVAQLVDTTAAGDGFNAGFLASLIAGNTPADAVAAACRVSAKVIQSRGALVGGVG from the coding sequence ATGACGCGCGTTGTGTCCATTGGCGAATGTATGGTGGAGATGGCCCCCGGCGAGGTGGACGCGACCTTTGAACGCTCCTTTGCTGGCGACACCTTCAATACCGCTTGGTATCTGGCGCAGCTGGCGCCGGGGTGGCAGGTGGATTTTCTGACCTCTGTTGGCAGCGATAGCATCTCGGATGAATTCGTGGATTTCGCGGCGAAAGCGGGGGTGGGCACGCAGCATATCGCGCGCCATCCCAAGCTTGGCATGGGACTTTATCAGATCGAGCTGACCGACGGCGAACGTTCCTTCCACTATTGGCGCGATACCTCTGCGGCGCGGACCTTGGCCCAGGACGAAGCCGTTTTGATCAAGGCGCTGCAAGGGGCCGATATCGTGTTTTTCAGCGGCATCACCTTGGCAATCCTGACGGAAGAGGAACGCGAAGTCCTGTTTGACGCGATCTCGGAAGCGCAGGCGGACGGGGCGCTGGTGGTCTTTGATCCCAACATTCGCCCCCACCTTTGGGATGATCCCGAAGACATGCGGGCCGCGATCATGGAAGCGGCGCTCAGCTCTGAAATCATCCTGCCGTCCTTCGATGAAGAGGCCGCGCAATTCGGCGACGCGGACCCCAAAGCCACCGTGGCCCGCTACCTTTCGGCGGGCGCGACCAGCGTTGTGGTCAAGAACGGCGGTGGAGCGGTCCAGTATTCCTGCGGCGGAGAGGTCGGCGCCCATAGCCCCGATCCGGTGGCGCAATTGGTGGATACCACGGCCGCAGGGGACGGATTCAACGCGGGCTTTCTGGCCAGCCTGATTGCAGGCAACACGCCCGCGGATGCGGTGGCGGCGGCATGCAGGGTCTCGGCCAAGGTCATCCAATCGCGCGGCGCGTTGGTGGGCGGCGTGGGCTAG
- a CDS encoding YadA-like family protein has protein sequence MTKLSHTLALTVSLFPLAGSIAQADQVILDDLIVNGSTCVGANCVEDMDFGFNTLVLDGADPSILFSDTSSSASFPTTDWDVGVNNTTNTFAIGNANSGTDVFAVSAAGDAVAIGAGATLAAGTVNVGGLRIANVADGVAATDAVTLGQLNAAISGLPADFGAFQAANAANTARLNVLSSEINAVGAIGSAMSALQLNPRGTGDNFVSIGIGSYEGATALAVGSFHFLADNRIFMNTGISAATNGTGGTAARLGLTFGN, from the coding sequence ATGACAAAGCTTTCACACACTCTCGCCCTGACAGTCTCGCTTTTCCCACTGGCAGGCTCGATCGCCCAAGCCGACCAAGTTATCCTGGACGACCTGATCGTTAACGGCAGCACATGTGTCGGCGCAAATTGCGTTGAGGACATGGACTTTGGTTTCAACACCCTTGTGCTGGACGGCGCCGATCCCTCGATCCTGTTTTCCGACACAAGCAGTTCGGCCAGTTTTCCGACAACCGATTGGGACGTGGGCGTTAACAACACGACCAACACATTCGCCATCGGCAATGCAAACTCGGGAACGGATGTCTTTGCCGTCAGCGCTGCCGGCGATGCTGTCGCCATCGGCGCGGGGGCCACGCTGGCCGCAGGAACAGTGAATGTGGGCGGCTTGCGGATCGCGAATGTGGCCGATGGGGTCGCCGCGACCGATGCGGTCACCTTGGGTCAGTTGAACGCCGCAATCTCGGGCCTGCCCGCGGACTTCGGCGCGTTTCAGGCCGCCAACGCGGCCAATACCGCCCGCTTGAATGTGCTTTCGTCCGAAATTAACGCCGTCGGCGCCATCGGATCGGCCATGTCGGCGCTACAACTCAACCCGCGCGGCACGGGCGACAATTTCGTGTCGATTGGCATTGGTTCGTACGAGGGCGCTACCGCGCTTGCCGTGGGTAGCTTTCACTTCCTCGCCGATAACCGGATTTTCATGAATACGGGCATTTCCGCCGCGACTAACGGTACCGGCGGCACCGCAGCGCGGCTTGGGCTGACCTTTGGCAATTAA